The Streptomyces sp. NBC_00691 genome has a segment encoding these proteins:
- a CDS encoding flavin monoamine oxidase family protein encodes MSGSRKSHSSESTVDVVIVGAGFAGLSAAERLVSMGRSVLVVEGRDRVGGRSRSGEVAGVQVDLGATWVAPRHTAIRDLASRVGCTTTGQFAQGRNVLWLAGRRRTYSGTIPKVSPATLLDMARMQTAVNRLVATIDVNAPWETPGAGRLDALSFGEWLDRKNALPSTRALMTIVSKVQWGCTPGDVSLLHVLRYIRAAGGLDHMLDVEGGANQDRFVETTQEIAKRVAERLGDRVRLDTPVRRVTQDDDGVTVSTDSGEIRAGYAIVTAAPEHRAAIAFEPALPEQAEGLARTWPMGALSKAFVAYEKPFWRVEGLSGEAVTDTGTVFITFDVSPAHSGPGVLMTFCDPRVFDGFDPGTRRDMVVRQLVDLYGPQARTPIDYLDHCWGSEPFAPGGPHPAAGPHATTSYGKALAEPHGRVHWAGTETAGEWAGTMNGAVLAGQRTAERVLTLLPRDVREGASR; translated from the coding sequence ATGTCCGGATCTCGTAAGTCCCACTCCAGCGAGAGCACGGTCGACGTCGTCATCGTCGGCGCCGGCTTCGCCGGCTTGAGCGCCGCCGAACGGCTGGTGAGCATGGGGCGGTCCGTCCTGGTCGTGGAAGGCCGCGACCGGGTCGGAGGCCGCTCGCGCTCCGGCGAGGTGGCCGGCGTGCAGGTCGACCTCGGAGCGACGTGGGTGGCACCACGCCACACCGCCATCCGGGACCTCGCGAGCCGGGTGGGATGTACCACCACCGGCCAGTTCGCCCAGGGCCGCAACGTCCTGTGGCTGGCCGGCCGGCGCCGCACCTACAGCGGCACCATTCCCAAGGTCTCCCCCGCCACCCTGCTGGACATGGCCCGCATGCAGACGGCGGTGAACAGGCTGGTCGCGACCATCGACGTGAACGCCCCGTGGGAGACGCCCGGGGCCGGCAGGCTCGACGCCCTCTCGTTCGGCGAATGGCTCGACCGCAAGAACGCTCTGCCCAGCACCCGTGCGCTGATGACCATCGTCAGCAAGGTGCAGTGGGGCTGCACTCCGGGAGACGTCTCCCTGCTGCACGTACTGCGCTACATCCGTGCGGCGGGCGGGCTCGACCACATGCTGGACGTCGAGGGCGGAGCGAACCAGGACCGGTTCGTCGAGACCACCCAGGAGATCGCCAAGCGGGTGGCGGAGCGGCTCGGCGACCGCGTGCGCCTGGACACGCCGGTGCGCCGCGTCACGCAGGACGACGACGGCGTCACCGTCAGCACCGACTCCGGCGAGATCCGCGCGGGGTACGCGATCGTCACGGCCGCGCCGGAGCACCGCGCCGCCATCGCCTTCGAGCCCGCTCTGCCCGAGCAGGCCGAAGGGCTCGCGCGAACCTGGCCCATGGGCGCGCTGAGCAAGGCCTTCGTGGCCTACGAGAAGCCGTTCTGGCGGGTCGAGGGGCTCTCCGGCGAGGCGGTGACCGACACCGGAACCGTGTTCATCACCTTCGACGTGTCCCCCGCCCACAGCGGACCGGGCGTCCTGATGACCTTCTGCGACCCCCGCGTCTTCGACGGCTTCGACCCCGGGACCCGACGCGACATGGTGGTCCGGCAGCTCGTCGACCTCTACGGTCCGCAGGCCCGCACCCCGATCGACTACCTGGACCACTGCTGGGGATCGGAACCGTTCGCCCCGGGCGGCCCCCACCCTGCCGCCGGCCCCCACGCGACCACGAGCTACGGCAAGGCGCTGGCCGAGCCCCACGGGCGCGTCCACTGGGCCGGCACCGAGACCGCCGGCGAATGGGCCGGCACCATGAACGGCGCGGTCCTGGCCGGCCAGCGCACCGCCGAGCGCGTCCTCACCCTCCTGCCCCGTGACGTCCGAGAGGGGGCGTCTCGATGA
- a CDS encoding alpha/beta fold hydrolase, translated as MPETSGAESADQYATLPSGMTICFRDHGDQDDPAMLLIAGLGEDLTFWTDSFVGSLVTQGFRVVAIDNRDVGQSTFVAAPPPGIWRQIAARPRGDAYALADMARDAVGVLDHLGIARVHLVGRSMGGMIAQTIAATAPERARSLVSLYSTTGARKVGQPALSTIRLLAAPPARSRTAAVRAHLRLTRHVAGTGHPIDDAAEAAIAARGWDRSAGDPAAGTARQIQAIQRSGDRTAQLGGITAPTLVINGDRDPLVSPSGGAATVRAIRSAQHVVIPGMGHHLPESLVGPVTTYIAQHANRVGEGGNHVRIS; from the coding sequence GTGCCTGAGACGAGCGGCGCCGAGAGCGCCGACCAGTACGCGACCCTGCCGTCCGGGATGACGATCTGCTTCCGGGACCACGGCGACCAGGACGACCCCGCGATGCTGCTCATCGCGGGACTGGGCGAAGACCTCACCTTCTGGACCGACTCGTTCGTCGGCTCCCTCGTCACCCAGGGTTTCCGGGTCGTCGCGATCGACAACCGCGACGTGGGCCAGTCGACGTTCGTCGCCGCGCCCCCTCCCGGGATCTGGCGTCAGATCGCCGCGCGTCCGCGCGGCGACGCGTACGCGCTGGCCGACATGGCCCGGGACGCCGTCGGCGTCCTCGACCATCTCGGGATCGCACGGGTCCACCTGGTCGGGCGGTCGATGGGCGGGATGATCGCGCAGACGATCGCGGCCACAGCACCCGAGCGGGCCCGGTCGCTGGTCTCCCTCTATTCCACCACCGGGGCGCGCAAGGTCGGTCAGCCCGCTCTGTCGACGATCCGGCTCCTCGCCGCCCCGCCCGCGAGGAGCAGAACCGCGGCGGTCCGTGCCCACCTGAGGCTCACCCGTCACGTCGCGGGAACGGGGCACCCCATCGACGACGCGGCCGAGGCGGCCATCGCGGCGCGCGGCTGGGACCGCAGCGCCGGCGACCCGGCAGCCGGCACGGCGCGCCAGATCCAGGCCATCCAGCGTTCCGGAGACCGGACGGCCCAGCTGGGCGGCATCACCGCTCCGACTCTGGTCATCAACGGCGACCGGGACCCGCTGGTGAGCCCGAGCGGCGGCGCCGCGACCGTCAGAGCGATCCGCTCGGCCCAGCACGTGGTCATCCCCGGCATGGGCCATCACCTCCCCGAGTCCCTCGTCGGCCCCGTCACGACCTACATCGCGCAGCACGCGAACCGCGTGGGCGAAGGAGGAAACCATGTCCGGATCTCGTAA
- a CDS encoding flavin-containing monooxygenase: MTAEVLDAVEEFDVVIIGAGISGIGAATYFSRELPDKSLAVLEARDDIGGTWDLFRYPGIRSDSDLHTFGYAFKPWRHEAAIADAPLIKGYLHETVEENGLERVLRLGHRVVRSEWSTADARWTLTVQTSDPATGATRTRTIHAGWVFAATGYYRYDEGFSPEFQGRDEFEGRIVHPQHWPEGLDYSDKKVVVIGSGATAITLVPAMTRGAGAARHVTMLQRTPTYVMALPRVDKVALALTKLLGEERGYAVTRFKNIWTEHAVVKGLRRFPKAGRAYIRRENVKRLPRGFDVDKHFNPPYAPWDQRVCVAPNGDFFDAIKDGRASVVTDAVARFSKRGVVLASGEELEADIIVTATGLNLRLFDGMPLVVDGRQVDLADALCYRGMLLSGIPNWAMAIGYTTSSWTLKVSLMCRYFIDLVRHMDARGFDTVVPVAPSGTDRRPVMDLQAGYAKRGEKLMPKQGSEKPWRMAMSYPEDAKALRGPVADENLRFGVRRAAAPAPGERRATRA, from the coding sequence ATGACAGCCGAGGTGTTGGACGCCGTCGAGGAGTTCGACGTGGTGATCATCGGAGCAGGGATCTCCGGGATCGGCGCGGCCACCTATTTCAGCCGGGAGCTGCCCGACAAGTCGCTCGCCGTGCTGGAAGCGCGCGACGACATCGGAGGCACGTGGGACCTGTTCCGCTATCCCGGCATCCGCTCGGACTCCGACCTCCACACGTTCGGATACGCGTTCAAGCCCTGGCGCCACGAAGCCGCGATCGCCGACGCTCCCCTCATCAAGGGGTACCTCCACGAGACCGTCGAGGAGAACGGCCTGGAGCGCGTCCTCCGGCTCGGCCACCGGGTCGTCCGCTCGGAGTGGTCCACGGCGGACGCACGGTGGACTCTCACCGTCCAGACGTCGGACCCCGCCACGGGAGCGACCCGGACCAGGACGATCCACGCGGGATGGGTCTTCGCCGCCACCGGCTACTACCGGTACGACGAGGGGTTCTCCCCGGAGTTCCAGGGTCGGGACGAGTTCGAAGGCCGGATCGTCCACCCGCAGCACTGGCCCGAGGGACTCGACTACAGCGACAAGAAGGTCGTCGTCATCGGCAGCGGCGCGACCGCGATCACGCTGGTGCCGGCCATGACCAGAGGGGCGGGCGCCGCCCGGCACGTGACGATGCTGCAGCGCACCCCCACCTACGTCATGGCACTCCCCCGTGTCGACAAGGTCGCCCTGGCGCTCACGAAGCTGCTCGGGGAAGAGCGCGGGTACGCCGTGACACGGTTCAAGAACATCTGGACCGAACACGCCGTCGTGAAGGGGCTGCGGAGGTTCCCCAAGGCAGGACGGGCCTACATCCGGCGCGAGAACGTCAAGCGCCTTCCCAGGGGATTCGATGTCGACAAGCACTTCAACCCGCCGTACGCCCCGTGGGACCAGCGGGTGTGCGTGGCACCGAACGGCGACTTCTTCGACGCGATCAAGGACGGAAGGGCCTCCGTCGTCACCGACGCCGTGGCCCGGTTCAGCAAGCGCGGAGTCGTCCTGGCGTCGGGCGAGGAACTGGAAGCCGACATCATCGTCACCGCGACGGGACTGAACCTGCGGCTCTTCGACGGCATGCCCCTCGTGGTCGACGGACGCCAGGTCGACCTCGCGGACGCGCTCTGTTATCGCGGCATGCTGCTGAGCGGCATCCCGAACTGGGCGATGGCGATCGGCTACACCACCTCGTCCTGGACGCTCAAGGTGAGCCTGATGTGCCGCTACTTCATCGACCTGGTCCGGCACATGGACGCCCGCGGATTCGACACGGTGGTCCCGGTCGCGCCGTCGGGAACGGACCGCAGGCCCGTCATGGACCTCCAGGCAGGGTACGCCAAGCGCGGCGAGAAGCTCATGCCCAAGCAGGGCTCCGAGAAGCCCTGGCGGATGGCGATGTCCTATCCCGAGGACGCCAAGGCGCTGCGCGGCCCGGTGGCCGACGAGAACCTCCGGTTCGGCGTCCGCCGGGCGGCCGCGCCGGCGCCCGGTGAAAGGCGGGCCACCCGTGCCTGA
- a CDS encoding APC family permease, with product MTDLSDTGHAEAPGGEAGSGNPLHRGLGVSQIVLMVVAAAAPLGLVAGGVPLALAVSGSPGMPLYFALSTVLLLVFAVGFTLMAGRVRDAGAFYAYVQAGLGRIPGLSAATLALFSYTLLLVGVNAYVGVATSNVIERYADVGSPWWAWALVSLGAIALLGYRDIELSAKVLGAVLVLEFLLLLVMDLGIVGHGGARGLTAEPVSPSIVGTGSLGLGVMFALFGFIGFEATAVFRNEAKDPDATVPRATYVAILVIGVFYSFTVWAIVVGAGVDSVVGAAQADPEGLVLTLTRSYIGSVWADAMQLLLITSQFACVLAFHNVVTRYQFALSGAGVLPASLGVVHPRHRAPSASSAVASSVAFVTTLVVATLGLDPIGDLYAWFSGAATLGVVLLMAATSLAVIGFFRRADGRQSVWRTVVAPAVAFLGLACVVCMMVANFPLLVGTTTGAWVIGGLVALSAVAGAAQALVLRARRPAVYERL from the coding sequence ATGACCGACCTCTCCGACACAGGGCACGCCGAAGCACCCGGCGGTGAAGCGGGATCGGGCAATCCGCTCCACCGTGGGCTCGGCGTGTCGCAGATCGTTCTCATGGTCGTCGCCGCGGCGGCACCGCTCGGGCTTGTGGCCGGCGGGGTGCCGCTCGCGCTCGCGGTGAGCGGCAGCCCGGGGATGCCCCTGTACTTCGCGCTGTCCACCGTGCTGCTGCTGGTCTTCGCGGTCGGCTTCACGCTGATGGCCGGACGGGTACGCGACGCGGGCGCCTTCTACGCCTACGTCCAGGCGGGGCTGGGCCGGATCCCCGGTCTCTCGGCCGCGACCCTCGCGCTCTTCTCCTACACGCTGCTTCTCGTCGGGGTGAACGCCTATGTCGGGGTCGCGACGAGCAACGTCATCGAGCGGTACGCCGACGTCGGCTCCCCGTGGTGGGCGTGGGCGCTCGTCTCACTCGGCGCCATCGCCCTCCTCGGCTATCGCGACATCGAGCTGAGCGCCAAGGTGCTCGGTGCCGTGCTGGTGCTGGAATTCCTGCTGCTCCTGGTCATGGACCTCGGCATCGTGGGCCACGGCGGCGCCCGCGGCCTGACGGCCGAGCCGGTGTCGCCCTCGATCGTGGGCACCGGTTCCCTGGGCCTCGGCGTCATGTTCGCCCTCTTCGGGTTCATCGGCTTCGAGGCGACGGCCGTGTTCCGCAACGAGGCGAAGGATCCCGACGCCACGGTCCCGCGGGCGACGTACGTCGCGATCCTGGTGATCGGGGTCTTCTACTCGTTCACCGTGTGGGCGATCGTGGTGGGTGCCGGCGTCGACTCGGTGGTCGGAGCCGCGCAGGCCGACCCCGAGGGCCTGGTCCTCACGCTGACGCGGAGCTACATCGGGTCCGTCTGGGCCGACGCCATGCAACTACTGCTGATCACCAGCCAGTTCGCCTGCGTACTGGCCTTCCACAACGTCGTGACGCGCTACCAGTTCGCGCTGTCCGGGGCCGGTGTGCTTCCGGCGTCGCTGGGCGTCGTCCACCCCCGGCACCGCGCGCCGTCGGCGTCCTCGGCCGTCGCCTCGTCGGTCGCGTTCGTCACCACGCTCGTCGTCGCCACGCTCGGCCTCGACCCGATCGGGGACCTCTACGCCTGGTTCTCCGGTGCCGCCACCCTCGGCGTCGTCCTGCTGATGGCGGCCACCAGCCTTGCCGTCATCGGCTTCTTCCGGCGCGCCGACGGGCGGCAGTCGGTGTGGCGGACGGTCGTGGCCCCGGCCGTCGCCTTCCTCGGCCTGGCATGCGTGGTCTGCATGATGGTCGCTAACTTCCCGCTCCTCGTCGGCACCACCACGGGTGCCTGGGTGATCGGCGGACTCGTCGCCCTCTCGGCCGTGGCCGGCGCGGCGCAGGCCCTCGTCCTGCGAGCGCGCCGACCGGCTGTCTACGAGCGACTCTGA
- a CDS encoding dihydrodipicolinate reductase, with protein sequence MSIQTVIVGLGATGRAIASSLLRRADVEIVGAADRDPRVVGQDLGALIRGVANGVVVVGDPADLPPADLAIVATVSDLHRAADVLLPLLERSYNVLSICEELAHPWRSHPDLARRLDDTAKTHGVTVLGSGANPGILMDTLPLLLTALTQRVESVRIRRRTNMSRYGAILSKFGLGLTTREFATARSRGEVVGHHGFEQAIGALAAGLGWDLDSVDVGEVEPAVVTTSPRVGDHLRIEPGQIAAVTHAARGVLKGDVVIDLEITFGFFEPADEVVAGDDYRIVGEEQVVDLRSSVGFDSFLSTIAAAVNASTAVVEAPPGLLSMGDLPARSVAAKGERRAGRASLGATTSQD encoded by the coding sequence TTGAGTATTCAGACTGTCATCGTGGGGCTCGGCGCCACTGGCCGGGCCATCGCCTCCTCCCTGCTGCGACGCGCGGACGTGGAGATCGTCGGAGCGGCGGACCGGGATCCCCGCGTGGTCGGACAAGACCTCGGAGCGCTGATCCGTGGCGTCGCGAACGGTGTCGTCGTCGTGGGCGACCCGGCCGATCTGCCCCCCGCCGACCTCGCGATCGTGGCGACCGTCTCGGATCTGCACAGGGCGGCCGACGTCCTGCTGCCGCTGCTGGAGCGTTCGTACAACGTCCTGAGCATCTGCGAAGAGCTGGCCCATCCATGGCGGAGCCACCCCGATCTGGCTCGACGGCTCGACGACACGGCGAAGACGCATGGCGTGACCGTCCTGGGCAGCGGGGCGAACCCGGGCATCCTGATGGACACCCTTCCCCTCCTCCTGACCGCCCTGACCCAGCGTGTGGAGAGCGTGCGGATCCGCCGGCGGACGAACATGTCACGCTACGGCGCGATCCTGTCGAAGTTCGGCCTCGGCCTGACCACGCGCGAGTTCGCGACGGCGCGCAGCCGCGGTGAGGTCGTCGGGCACCACGGCTTCGAGCAGGCCATCGGGGCGCTCGCGGCGGGGCTCGGATGGGATCTCGACTCGGTGGACGTCGGAGAGGTCGAACCCGCCGTCGTGACGACCTCGCCGCGCGTCGGGGACCACCTGCGCATCGAACCAGGGCAGATCGCGGCGGTCACTCACGCCGCCCGGGGCGTCCTCAAGGGCGACGTGGTGATCGATCTGGAGATCACGTTCGGGTTCTTCGAGCCGGCCGACGAGGTGGTCGCGGGCGACGACTACCGGATCGTCGGAGAGGAGCAGGTCGTCGACCTCCGCTCCTCCGTGGGCTTCGATTCCTTCCTCAGCACCATCGCGGCGGCGGTCAACGCCTCCACCGCGGTCGTCGAGGCGCCTCCCGGTCTCCTGTCGATGGGGGACCTGCCTGCCCGTTCGGTCGCGGCCAAGGGAGAGCGGCGAGCGGGCCGGGCCTCCCTCGGGGCCACGACTTCTCAGGACTGA
- a CDS encoding NAD(P)/FAD-dependent oxidoreductase yields MRTDSTKYTSFTGWIDPPDDVQPALDGDLTCDIAVIGGGMGGMAAALRLAERDQDVVLLEAEFCGYGSASRNGGQIAGAPGGDLRMLSLQSPKKMPVMARLAEHAGRYVEDLIKTHDIDCDYVANGLVWGAVSPLMMLRVRSQAAILRAFGGGGTVGNREELGLPAGFVGGMRESIGGMLNPGKLARGVRRALLGSSAKVFERTRVSDVRRTGGIVEITTPHGTVRAAKVLLATSAYGGEWDITPKDLATPLYVIEIESEPIAPERLAALDWTSRSGIITQHQVMTHYRLTERNTIVCGVRTAQRGQTYPLPERVPDPAVVRDMGKDLANRFPSLSDVAIERAWGGWIGISPDWLAVAGQVGDNVFYAMACNGHGLCQVPYVTHQLADYIVDGEMPEDLAGIWSDASKYSPSMSLLMQPFVLRAVWGLDRFNDFFNGSRTRARRALRRGRRGGS; encoded by the coding sequence ATGAGGACCGACAGCACGAAGTACACCAGCTTCACCGGCTGGATCGACCCGCCGGACGACGTGCAGCCCGCGCTGGACGGCGATCTCACCTGTGACATCGCCGTCATCGGCGGCGGCATGGGTGGCATGGCGGCCGCGCTGCGCCTCGCGGAGCGCGACCAGGACGTCGTCCTGCTGGAGGCCGAGTTCTGCGGCTACGGCTCGGCCTCGCGCAACGGCGGTCAGATCGCCGGGGCGCCGGGTGGCGACCTGCGGATGCTCAGCCTCCAGTCCCCGAAGAAGATGCCGGTCATGGCCAGACTGGCGGAGCACGCGGGCCGCTATGTGGAAGACCTCATCAAGACGCACGACATCGACTGCGACTACGTGGCGAACGGCCTGGTGTGGGGTGCTGTCTCACCCCTCATGATGCTCAGGGTGCGTTCCCAGGCGGCGATCCTGCGCGCCTTCGGTGGGGGCGGGACCGTCGGCAACAGAGAGGAACTCGGCCTCCCCGCCGGCTTCGTGGGCGGGATGCGGGAATCCATCGGCGGGATGCTGAACCCGGGCAAGCTCGCCCGTGGTGTGCGTCGTGCACTGCTCGGCTCCTCGGCGAAGGTCTTCGAGCGGACGAGGGTGAGCGATGTCCGGCGCACAGGCGGCATCGTCGAGATCACGACACCGCACGGCACCGTGCGGGCCGCCAAGGTCCTGCTCGCCACCAGCGCCTACGGCGGCGAGTGGGACATCACGCCCAAGGACCTCGCGACGCCGCTGTACGTCATCGAGATCGAGTCGGAACCCATCGCGCCGGAGCGGCTCGCCGCGCTGGACTGGACCAGCCGGTCCGGCATCATCACCCAGCACCAGGTGATGACCCACTACCGGCTCACCGAGCGCAACACCATCGTCTGCGGGGTCCGCACAGCACAGCGCGGCCAGACGTACCCGCTCCCGGAGCGGGTCCCGGACCCCGCTGTCGTGCGGGACATGGGGAAGGATCTGGCCAACCGGTTCCCGTCGCTGTCCGACGTGGCCATCGAACGGGCCTGGGGCGGTTGGATCGGCATCAGCCCGGACTGGCTGGCGGTCGCCGGGCAGGTGGGCGACAACGTCTTCTACGCGATGGCCTGCAACGGCCACGGCCTCTGCCAGGTGCCGTACGTGACTCATCAGCTCGCCGACTACATCGTCGACGGCGAGATGCCGGAGGACCTCGCCGGCATCTGGTCGGACGCCTCGAAGTATTCGCCGTCGATGTCACTGCTGATGCAGCCGTTCGTCCTCCGGGCCGTCTGGGGACTGGACCGGTTCAACGACTTCTTCAACGGCAGCAGGACACGGGCCCGGCGGGCGCTCCGTCGTGGCAGGCGCGGGGGTTCCTGA
- a CDS encoding helix-turn-helix domain-containing protein, translated as MSIGDGGTADGSERGAALETSTGPQLRKIRLDRGLSLTEVAHRAEVTKGFLSQLERGLTNVSVPTLLRICEVLRIGVGELFAYPDEQVVDGGSRIDMGGEGVAEYLLTPAGTTAFQVFRSVIEPGGGTGGPYRLDTATIFAMGLSGSTRLIVGGETRMLSAGASTSFSGKTLHQFDNPGTTVSEVLWVLSPPLLRTARGPG; from the coding sequence ATGTCCATCGGTGACGGCGGGACAGCAGATGGATCGGAAAGGGGCGCCGCCCTCGAAACCTCCACAGGCCCGCAGCTGCGGAAGATCAGGCTCGACCGCGGGTTGTCGCTGACGGAGGTCGCGCATCGGGCAGAGGTCACCAAGGGCTTCCTGAGTCAGTTGGAGCGCGGGCTCACCAACGTGTCCGTCCCGACGTTGCTGCGCATCTGCGAGGTGCTGCGGATCGGGGTCGGGGAGCTCTTCGCCTACCCCGACGAGCAGGTCGTGGACGGTGGAAGCCGGATCGACATGGGCGGTGAGGGCGTGGCCGAATACCTGCTCACGCCCGCCGGCACCACGGCGTTCCAGGTCTTCCGTTCCGTGATCGAGCCAGGCGGGGGCACCGGCGGCCCCTATCGGCTCGACACCGCCACGATCTTCGCGATGGGGCTGAGCGGCTCGACCCGTCTGATCGTCGGAGGCGAGACCCGGATGCTGTCGGCAGGGGCCTCCACCTCGTTCTCCGGGAAGACGCTGCACCAGTTCGACAATCCGGGTACGACGGTGAGCGAGGTCCTGTGGGTCCTGTCGCCTCCCCTGCTGCGCACCGCGCGAGGGCCCGGCTAG
- a CDS encoding PucR family transcriptional regulator: MEELWPPPSREVADAIRSLCQRLLTETDALIEAFARPSLVAQNDPALLADASLVEEDRALNRSEVVQWLTANVQQPGRRVEPYVSPRTTAYINDLVSRGIAPDFAGAWRVALGIGWRRCLEECVADCADPGLLVGVLDVTAQSLVQYALDSVAALRQAGLAAAMGHTDAEGIALIQLIASGAPMAEDLAEGHLRYRMARWHVGLVLWIDDPQQAGALDGAIAAVRSSAGGRSALVARASATSRWIWLSGEAVPDLHHVEKDLAATDEVRAAVGRPGRGLEGFRSSHQDALAAQALVSRLGSDRRFTAYADVELIDALTKDRPGARRFVINTLGPLAEADTALRQALLTYVQCGFSTTRAAADLYAHRNTVERRVSRANELSTVKVEDNPTHVAAALLVLDIAPDIVTITPS, translated from the coding sequence ATGGAAGAGCTGTGGCCCCCGCCCTCGCGTGAGGTCGCCGATGCGATCAGATCACTGTGTCAGCGCCTGCTGACGGAAACGGACGCTCTGATCGAGGCCTTCGCAAGGCCGTCTCTCGTCGCCCAGAACGATCCGGCTCTCCTCGCGGACGCATCGCTGGTCGAGGAGGATCGCGCGCTCAACCGCTCCGAGGTGGTCCAGTGGTTGACCGCGAACGTTCAGCAGCCGGGGCGGAGGGTGGAGCCCTACGTCAGTCCGAGGACCACGGCGTACATCAACGATCTCGTGTCCCGGGGCATCGCGCCCGACTTCGCCGGTGCCTGGCGTGTGGCCCTGGGGATCGGCTGGCGGCGATGTCTGGAGGAATGCGTGGCGGACTGCGCGGACCCCGGCCTCCTCGTGGGGGTCCTGGACGTGACGGCGCAGTCGCTGGTCCAGTACGCCCTCGACTCCGTCGCGGCCCTGCGGCAAGCGGGCCTCGCCGCGGCGATGGGCCATACGGACGCCGAGGGGATCGCACTGATCCAGCTGATCGCCAGTGGGGCACCGATGGCGGAGGACCTCGCCGAAGGACACCTGCGCTACCGGATGGCGCGGTGGCACGTGGGCCTCGTCCTCTGGATCGACGATCCCCAGCAGGCCGGTGCCCTGGACGGAGCGATCGCCGCCGTGCGCTCCTCCGCCGGAGGCCGGAGTGCCCTGGTGGCGCGCGCCAGCGCCACGTCGCGGTGGATCTGGCTCTCGGGGGAAGCCGTCCCGGACCTGCACCACGTGGAGAAGGACCTCGCGGCGACCGACGAGGTCCGCGCGGCGGTGGGAAGGCCGGGACGCGGACTCGAAGGGTTCCGCTCCAGCCACCAGGACGCCCTTGCGGCGCAGGCGCTGGTGAGCCGGCTGGGTTCCGACCGACGATTCACCGCCTACGCCGACGTCGAGCTGATCGACGCGCTCACGAAGGACCGGCCCGGCGCGCGTCGGTTCGTCATCAACACCCTCGGGCCATTGGCCGAAGCCGACACGGCCCTGCGGCAGGCACTGCTCACCTACGTGCAGTGCGGCTTCAGCACGACCCGGGCGGCCGCCGACCTCTACGCGCACCGCAACACCGTCGAACGGCGCGTCTCACGCGCCAACGAGCTCTCGACCGTCAAGGTGGAGGACAACCCGACCCACGTGGCGGCGGCGCTCCTGGTGCTGGACATCGCGCCTGACATCGTGACGATCACCCCGAGCTGA
- a CDS encoding PucR family transcriptional regulator gives MSHAMRRASELALNETTVTALRAALKTTADEVVQAIIDEVPPYANALSGRMGGTIRRAVRTALGHYLDLASGNATGGDAGDAAYELGRGEVRSGRSMDALLGAYRVGARVAWRCLAAGAVPAGLPAAEVAKFAELTFAYIDELSAASAAGHADELAARGRAHERHLEHLARDLLAGASPDVLLASVQRAGWQPPVSLTAVLLPAAQARPAYRALDPSTLVLDDLPDATGVLLVPDADRSRLLRQLTDRTAVIGPARPWIRASASYTRAVRARSLSSDIRDTEDHLPELVLSADVDAFADLRARALAPLRTLPVATARRLEETLREWLLHQGRREEVAAALFVHPQTVRYRMSQLRELFPDLAAPHRVLELTLAVGLRVG, from the coding sequence GTGAGCCATGCCATGCGGAGGGCCAGCGAACTGGCCCTCAATGAGACGACGGTCACCGCACTTCGTGCCGCGCTGAAGACCACCGCCGACGAGGTCGTCCAGGCGATCATCGACGAGGTCCCTCCCTACGCCAACGCCCTTTCGGGCCGCATGGGCGGCACCATCCGCAGAGCCGTCCGCACCGCCCTGGGGCACTACCTGGACCTCGCGAGCGGGAACGCCACCGGCGGCGACGCCGGCGACGCGGCCTACGAGCTGGGCCGCGGCGAGGTGCGCTCCGGCCGTTCGATGGACGCGCTGCTCGGCGCATACCGCGTCGGCGCCCGCGTGGCCTGGCGATGCCTGGCAGCGGGTGCCGTACCCGCAGGTCTGCCCGCCGCCGAGGTCGCCAAGTTCGCCGAGCTGACCTTCGCCTACATCGACGAGCTCTCCGCCGCGAGCGCCGCGGGCCACGCCGACGAACTGGCCGCCCGGGGCAGGGCTCACGAGCGCCACCTGGAACACCTGGCCCGCGACCTGCTCGCCGGCGCGAGCCCGGACGTGCTGCTGGCCTCTGTCCAACGGGCCGGGTGGCAGCCTCCGGTTTCGCTGACCGCGGTCCTGCTGCCCGCCGCCCAGGCCCGGCCCGCCTACCGCGCGCTCGACCCGAGCACCCTCGTCCTCGACGATCTGCCGGACGCCACCGGTGTGCTGCTCGTCCCCGACGCCGACCGATCACGTCTCTTGCGGCAGCTCACCGACCGCACCGCCGTGATCGGTCCCGCCCGGCCATGGATTCGCGCGTCCGCCTCGTACACACGAGCCGTACGCGCGCGCTCCCTCTCCTCCGACATTCGCGACACCGAGGACCACTTGCCCGAGCTGGTGCTGAGCGCCGACGTGGACGCGTTCGCAGACCTGCGTGCCCGAGCCCTCGCACCGTTGCGGACCTTGCCTGTCGCGACCGCACGGCGGCTGGAGGAGACGTTGCGGGAGTGGCTGCTGCACCAGGGCAGGCGGGAGGAGGTGGCGGCGGCGTTGTTCGTCCACCCCCAGACAGTCCGGTACCGGATGTCGCAGCTGCGGGAGCTGTTTCCTGATCTCGCAGCGCCACACCGGGTTCTCGAACTGACGCTGGCGGTCGGTCTCCGGGTGGGCTGA